A stretch of the Spirochaetaceae bacterium genome encodes the following:
- a CDS encoding phytanoyl-CoA dioxygenase family protein, producing the protein MQGDLDDRQLDYLFDLHGYLVLPGALAECDLAAMNRWLDEHWSYVEEAPSREDERGKQQRGRWIGHVELHSYSPDDGVNFQNIVEGGAVFERLIDYPAWLPLVSRYVNPVNRLSIHETLLNVRTRGGFLYIHSGGHVPLSYMTFRQHNTGAWMVGQINVMMALNDIGPGDGPTVLVPGSHKATEVHPRLEVEGEPITAATHEREGAGNALGMQEVHLRAGDVLLFTDAVTHGSAERTNPGYRRTVLYRYSPRHIRTRFNYQLSPGLRERLTPERRAILEPVAPRSPDLQ; encoded by the coding sequence ATGCAGGGCGACCTCGACGACCGTCAGCTTGACTATCTGTTCGATCTGCACGGCTACCTGGTGTTGCCGGGGGCGCTCGCCGAGTGCGACCTCGCCGCCATGAACCGGTGGCTGGACGAGCACTGGAGCTACGTCGAGGAGGCGCCGTCGCGCGAGGACGAGCGCGGCAAGCAGCAACGGGGGCGCTGGATCGGCCACGTCGAGCTGCACAGCTACAGCCCGGACGACGGCGTGAACTTCCAGAACATCGTGGAGGGGGGCGCGGTGTTCGAGCGCCTGATCGACTACCCGGCGTGGCTGCCCCTGGTGAGCCGCTACGTCAATCCGGTCAACCGGCTGTCGATTCACGAGACCCTGCTCAACGTGCGCACCAGGGGAGGCTTCCTCTACATCCACTCCGGGGGGCACGTGCCGCTCAGCTACATGACCTTCCGCCAGCACAACACCGGCGCCTGGATGGTGGGCCAGATCAACGTCATGATGGCGCTGAACGACATCGGTCCCGGCGACGGCCCCACGGTGCTGGTGCCCGGCAGCCACAAGGCCACCGAGGTGCACCCGCGGCTGGAGGTGGAAGGTGAGCCGATCACCGCCGCCACCCACGAGCGCGAGGGCGCCGGGAACGCCCTGGGAATGCAGGAGGTGCACCTGCGCGCCGGCGACGTGCTGCTGTTCACCGACGCGGTGACCCACGGCTCCGCCGAGCGCACCAACCCCGGCTACCGCCGCACGGTGCTGTACCGCTACTCGCCGCGCCACATACGCACCCGCTTCAACTACCAGCTCTCCCCCGGCCTGCGCGAGCGCCTCACCCCCGAACGGCGCGCCATCCTGGAACCGGTCGCCCCGCGTAGCCCCGACTTGCAATAG
- a CDS encoding Gfo/Idh/MocA family oxidoreductase, which translates to MPNTYRLIQVGTGGRGVPWMSRILPPHVASGRLEVVAAVDIDPGVHRNAQEHLGLPPEKCYTDLQQACDENPADICTVVVPPAFHESVVDAALAHDMHVISEKPIADTMDAAVRIAHKVQRAGKKMGVTMSHRFDQDKTTLRNELRSGRPGTIDYLVCRFTCGLRNFGDWGAHFRHTIDETLMIEGSVHHLDIIADMAGANCDTIYAQTWNPSWGEYASGSQGHVMMTFENGTRAIYEGAKTNACGFNGWSREYIRAECEHETLIMDHRRIERFPYEPKQYRREGEGIEVPLLEQQYWTDAWLLEQFLDWLDGGEAMATNVEANLQSVALIFAAIESSHTGQPVKVQEFLQAARDRERRAHG; encoded by the coding sequence ATGCCAAATACCTATCGCCTGATCCAGGTGGGCACCGGCGGCCGCGGTGTCCCCTGGATGTCCCGGATTCTGCCGCCGCACGTGGCCTCCGGCCGCCTGGAGGTGGTGGCCGCCGTCGACATCGACCCCGGCGTGCACCGCAACGCGCAGGAGCACCTCGGGCTGCCGCCGGAAAAGTGCTACACCGACTTGCAACAGGCCTGTGACGAGAACCCCGCCGACATCTGCACGGTGGTGGTGCCGCCCGCGTTCCACGAGTCGGTGGTGGACGCCGCGCTGGCCCACGACATGCACGTGATCTCCGAGAAGCCGATCGCCGACACCATGGACGCGGCGGTGCGCATCGCCCACAAGGTGCAGCGCGCCGGCAAGAAGATGGGGGTGACCATGAGCCACCGCTTCGACCAGGACAAGACCACGCTGCGCAACGAGTTGCGCTCCGGCCGGCCAGGCACCATCGACTACCTGGTGTGCCGCTTCACCTGCGGCCTGCGCAACTTCGGCGACTGGGGCGCGCACTTCCGCCACACCATCGACGAAACACTGATGATCGAGGGGTCGGTGCATCACCTCGACATCATCGCCGACATGGCCGGAGCGAACTGCGACACCATCTACGCGCAGACCTGGAACCCGTCCTGGGGCGAGTACGCCAGCGGCTCGCAGGGCCACGTGATGATGACCTTCGAAAACGGCACCCGCGCCATCTACGAGGGCGCCAAGACCAACGCCTGCGGCTTCAACGGCTGGTCGCGCGAGTACATTCGCGCCGAGTGCGAGCACGAGACGCTGATCATGGACCACCGCCGCATCGAGCGCTTTCCGTACGAGCCGAAGCAGTACAGGCGCGAGGGCGAGGGCATCGAGGTGCCGCTGCTGGAGCAGCAGTACTGGACCGACGCCTGGCTGCTGGAGCAGTTCCTGGACTGGCTGGACGGCGGCGAGGCGATGGCCACCAACGTGGAGGCCAACCTGCAGTCGGTGGCGCTGATCTTCGCCGCCATCGAGAGCAGCCACACCGGACAGCCGGTCAAGGTGCAGGAGTTCCTGCAGGCCGCCCGCGACCGCGAGCGCCGGGCGCACGGCTGA
- a CDS encoding DUF4143 domain-containing protein: MAFVGRFFEPPAQSYYLFGPRGTGKSAWTQHRYRDGVRIDLLRPATLQRYRARPDRLFDLVHAQPDGQVIVIDEVQRVPALLSAVHALIEEHRGWRFVLTGSSARKLRRGGVDLMAGRAVVRTMHPFMAAELGDAFDLRAALQRGLLPLVLGAEDPVDTLEGYVAVYVREEVQLEGLVRDLDRFSRFLEAVTFSHGQLMNVSNIARDSAVSRKTVEGYLGVLEDLLLSFRVPVFRKRAARATVAHDKLYLFDCGVFRSLRPSGPLDRREEIAGAALEGLVAQHLRAWLAYSGAGDRLYYWRTRAGSEVDFILYGPEQFTAIEVKHSASVRRADLRSLRSFHADYPEAQRLLLYLGDEQLSIDGVLCLPCHRFLRRLHPRHALPTTAA; this comes from the coding sequence ATGGCGTTTGTAGGGAGATTTTTCGAGCCTCCGGCACAGAGTTACTACCTGTTCGGGCCGCGCGGCACCGGCAAGTCGGCCTGGACGCAACATCGCTACCGGGACGGCGTACGCATCGACCTGCTCCGGCCGGCCACCCTGCAGCGCTACCGGGCGCGCCCCGACCGCCTGTTCGACCTGGTCCACGCCCAGCCCGACGGTCAGGTCATCGTCATCGACGAGGTGCAGCGCGTCCCGGCACTGCTCAGCGCCGTCCATGCTCTCATCGAAGAGCACCGCGGCTGGCGCTTCGTGCTGACCGGGTCGAGCGCACGCAAGCTCAGGCGAGGCGGGGTCGATCTCATGGCGGGCCGGGCCGTGGTGCGGACCATGCATCCGTTCATGGCGGCGGAGCTGGGCGACGCATTCGACCTTCGCGCGGCGCTGCAGCGCGGCCTGCTGCCGCTGGTGCTGGGCGCCGAGGATCCGGTCGACACGCTGGAAGGCTACGTCGCCGTCTACGTGCGCGAAGAGGTGCAGTTGGAGGGGCTGGTGCGGGACCTGGACCGGTTCTCCCGGTTCCTGGAGGCGGTCACGTTCTCGCACGGACAGCTCATGAACGTCAGCAACATCGCCCGCGACAGCGCAGTGAGCCGCAAGACGGTGGAGGGCTACCTGGGCGTGCTGGAGGATCTGCTGCTGAGCTTTCGCGTGCCGGTGTTCCGCAAGCGCGCCGCGCGCGCCACGGTCGCGCACGACAAGCTCTACCTGTTCGACTGCGGGGTGTTCCGCTCGCTGCGCCCGTCCGGGCCGCTCGACCGGCGCGAGGAGATCGCCGGCGCGGCCTTGGAAGGGCTGGTGGCCCAGCACCTGCGCGCATGGCTGGCCTATAGCGGCGCGGGCGACCGCCTGTACTACTGGCGCACGCGGGCCGGGTCGGAGGTGGACTTCATCCTCTACGGACCGGAGCAGTTCACCGCCATCGAGGTGAAGCACAGCGCCTCGGTGCGGCGGGCCGACCTGCGCTCGCTGCGCTCGTTCCACGCCGACTACCCGGAGGCGCAGCGCCTGCTGCTCTACCTCGGCGACGAGCAACTGTCCATCGACGGCGTGCTGTGCCTGCCATGCCACCGTTTCCTGCGCCGCCTGCACCCGCGCCACGCGCTGCCGACGACCGCGGCGTGA
- the cysC gene encoding adenylyl-sulfate kinase, producing MGGSEAPKPLKLVICGSVDDGKSTLIGRLMYDCGRVFEDKLRSVEKDSVRYGTQGDAVDLALLADGLKAEREQGITIDVAYLHFATGRRRFVVADAPGHGQYTHNMATAASTSDLAVVLVDASKGVLRQTARHTRIAAAFGIRTVVLAVNKMDAVAWSRPRFDAIAGDFRRLAADAGIPNVTVIPTSALTGANLRWNAADAPWYAGPTLLAYLETVDVEEPARDAGPFRMPVQFVNRPSPDFRGYCGRIASGAVRTGDRVALFPSALETRVESIVAGMGTRESAGSGDSVTLTLADDVDVSRGDVIAAASAPLEVADHFRATLLWMAEAPLYVGRAVTLVLHGIEVGATVTRIKHVVDPEEGPRPAKRLERSDTAEVDVSTNRRIPFAPYDESRVLGGFILLDQLTASVAGAGMIRYALRRSSNIRWQRFQVTQHLRSEAKQQSARCLWMTGLSGAGKSTLANLLEQRLHLEGRHSYVLDGDNVRHGLNRDLGFTEDDRIENIRRVAEVARLMVDAGLIVIVALISPFRADRDAARRLFAEGDFVEVFVDASLDTCEARDTKGLYAKARRGELPNFTGIGSPYEPPDHPEVRVDTSARTAPECVDEILRRAAMIGTT from the coding sequence ATGGGTGGCTCGGAGGCCCCGAAGCCCTTGAAGCTGGTGATCTGCGGCAGCGTCGACGACGGCAAGAGCACCCTCATCGGCCGCCTGATGTACGACTGCGGCCGCGTGTTCGAAGACAAGCTGCGGTCGGTCGAGAAGGACTCGGTCCGCTACGGCACCCAGGGAGACGCCGTCGATCTCGCGTTGCTCGCCGACGGACTGAAGGCGGAACGCGAGCAGGGCATCACCATCGACGTCGCCTACCTCCACTTCGCGACCGGCAGGCGCCGCTTCGTGGTCGCCGACGCACCGGGACACGGGCAGTACACGCACAACATGGCCACCGCGGCGTCGACCTCGGACCTGGCGGTGGTGCTGGTGGACGCATCGAAGGGCGTCCTGCGCCAGACCGCCCGCCATACCCGCATCGCCGCCGCGTTCGGGATCCGTACGGTGGTGCTGGCGGTGAACAAGATGGATGCGGTCGCGTGGAGCAGGCCACGCTTCGACGCGATCGCCGGCGACTTCCGGCGGCTCGCGGCCGATGCCGGGATACCGAACGTCACCGTGATCCCCACCTCGGCGCTGACCGGCGCCAACCTGCGCTGGAACGCGGCCGACGCGCCATGGTACGCGGGCCCGACGCTGCTGGCGTACCTGGAGACGGTGGACGTGGAGGAGCCCGCGCGCGACGCCGGCCCGTTTCGCATGCCGGTGCAGTTCGTCAATCGCCCGAGCCCTGACTTCAGGGGATACTGCGGGCGCATCGCCTCGGGCGCGGTTCGAACGGGGGACAGGGTCGCGCTATTCCCGTCGGCCCTGGAAACGCGGGTGGAGTCGATCGTGGCCGGTATGGGCACGCGCGAGAGCGCCGGCAGCGGCGATTCGGTTACCCTCACTCTCGCCGACGACGTCGACGTCAGCCGGGGCGACGTGATTGCGGCAGCTTCCGCGCCGCTCGAAGTTGCCGACCACTTCCGCGCCACGCTCCTGTGGATGGCCGAGGCTCCCCTGTACGTGGGCCGCGCCGTGACGCTCGTGCTGCACGGCATCGAGGTGGGCGCCACCGTGACCCGGATCAAGCACGTGGTGGACCCCGAGGAAGGGCCGCGCCCGGCCAAGCGGCTGGAGCGGAGCGACACGGCCGAGGTGGACGTGTCGACCAACCGGCGAATTCCCTTCGCCCCGTACGACGAATCGAGAGTGCTCGGCGGTTTCATCCTCCTGGACCAGCTCACCGCCTCGGTGGCGGGCGCCGGCATGATTCGGTACGCGCTACGCCGTTCCTCGAACATCCGCTGGCAGCGCTTCCAGGTCACGCAGCACTTGCGCAGCGAAGCGAAACAACAGTCCGCGCGCTGCCTGTGGATGACCGGCCTGTCGGGCGCGGGAAAGTCGACGCTGGCGAATCTCCTGGAGCAGCGGCTGCACCTGGAGGGCAGGCACAGCTACGTGCTGGACGGCGACAACGTACGGCACGGCCTCAACCGGGACCTGGGATTCACCGAAGACGACCGCATCGAGAACATCCGGCGCGTGGCCGAGGTGGCGCGCCTGATGGTCGACGCGGGGCTGATCGTGATCGTCGCCCTGATCAGCCCGTTTCGCGCGGACCGGGACGCGGCGCGGCGCCTGTTCGCGGAGGGTGACTTCGTGGAGGTGTTCGTCGACGCGTCGCTCGATACCTGCGAGGCGCGCGACACCAAGGGGCTGTACGCCAAGGCACGCCGCGGCGAGCTTCCCAACTTCACCGGCATCGGCAGTCCGTATGAACCGCCCGATCATCCCGAGGTCCGGGTGGACACCAGCGCGCGCACCGCACCGGAGTGCGTCGACGAAATCCTGCGCCGCGCCGCCATGATCGGGACGACGTAG